One Myxococcales bacterium DNA segment encodes these proteins:
- a CDS encoding VWA domain-containing protein codes for MLRLRSIAAFSLVVSALYACGSSTDDGANGGNGGGGNGSLDGAFINTSGDGGNGTGDGAGGGGNCSAPVDMFVMFDRSGSMDEPAQDGQGDCNIGQNVNSKWCKAINALSGYFNSAGAKGQAAALQFFPLKSHDKDLCGTGDSYNVAALPPSGFVELSSNTFDGLLNSESPGGGGGGGGTPTEAAIRGITRFTATPANRRPGRVTIGVLITDGDPNGCNEGLNFLSGLLQTHYAATQIRTYVIGMAGADFKNLEAIAQGGNAPPHPATVGALTNACGNVPAPCRHWNVGNGDPAAFIAAMAAIQASADGCAPGGGTVNPIPK; via the coding sequence ATGCTCCGACTTCGCTCCATCGCTGCATTCAGCCTCGTGGTCTCGGCTCTTTACGCTTGCGGCTCGTCGACCGACGACGGCGCAAACGGCGGCAACGGCGGCGGCGGCAACGGCAGCCTCGACGGCGCGTTCATCAACACGAGCGGCGACGGCGGCAACGGCACCGGCGACGGCGCTGGCGGCGGCGGCAACTGCTCGGCGCCCGTCGACATGTTCGTGATGTTCGATCGCTCGGGGAGCATGGACGAGCCGGCGCAGGACGGGCAGGGCGACTGCAACATCGGGCAGAACGTCAACTCCAAGTGGTGCAAGGCCATCAACGCGCTCTCCGGCTACTTCAACTCGGCCGGCGCGAAGGGGCAGGCGGCGGCGCTCCAGTTTTTCCCTCTCAAGAGCCACGACAAGGACCTCTGCGGGACCGGCGATAGCTACAACGTCGCCGCGCTTCCGCCGTCCGGCTTTGTGGAGCTCTCCAGCAACACGTTCGATGGACTCTTGAACTCGGAGTCCCCTGGCGGCGGCGGCGGCGGAGGTGGTACGCCCACCGAGGCCGCGATTCGAGGCATCACGCGGTTCACGGCGACGCCGGCCAATCGTAGGCCCGGGCGCGTGACCATCGGCGTCCTCATCACCGACGGCGACCCGAACGGCTGCAACGAGGGCCTCAACTTCCTCTCCGGTCTCTTGCAGACGCACTACGCGGCGACGCAGATCCGCACCTACGTCATCGGCATGGCCGGTGCCGACTTCAAGAACCTCGAGGCCATCGCGCAGGGCGGCAACGCGCCTCCCCACCCGGCGACCGTCGGCGCGCTCACCAACGCGTGTGGCAACGTCCCCGCGCCGTGTCGCCACTGGAACGTCGGCAACGGCGACCCGGCGGCGTTCATCGCCGCCATGGCCGCCATCCAGGCGTCAGCCGACGGTTGCGCGCCTGGCGGCGGCACCGTGAACCCGATCCCGAAGTAA